ACCACTCCCGACACTCCCTCATCCCGCCTCGCTCCCGTGACACCATCCCAAGCCACCCAGCCGCGTCCCGCGCTCACGGACATCAATGGCCTGCGCCTCGGCGGGATTTTCCCGACCGGGCGCGAACCGTCCGTGCGCACGCTGCGCGAATGGACGCGCGCCCGCCGCGTCCCACATCACCGCGTCGGGCACTTTGTTTACTACGACCTCGCCGAGGTCTCCATGCACATCCGCACAAGATTGCTCGTGCCCGCTCGCGGATAACACAACGCACAATACAGCCGGAATCCAATGCCCTATGCGTCACACATGTGGCGTTTTTGCATTTATACTTCGGAAGAAGCCATACGAGAAAAATTCGAGCAAATCCACAGCGAATGTATCCCTTTTGAATTTAATAAACGAAAGCAAGATGCGGAGCTAGGAAACCGCACCTATAAATATAAATAACATAACAAGCCTACGGAATATATCGCACCAACGAAGGAACGGGCGGATATATTTTCATCAACCATATTGGCCGGCAGATCAAGCTTTGGCAGGTTCACGGACGTTTTTTTTGGAAAGCAAACGCCCGTAGAACGCCCGCAGGTTGCGTGACAGGTGGCTTTGATCGGCAAAACCTGCCAGATGGGCGATTTCCGACATGCGCAGGCCGCCACGTTGCAATAGCCCCAAGGCGCAGTGGACGCGTTGTATGAGAATGTATCGACGCGGCTGATAGCCGGTGGATGCCTTGAATTTTCTCCCGAAATAGCTTCTGCTGATGCCCGCGACACGGGCCAGCTCCCGCACCTCAATGCGTTCCGAGATATGCTCGTTTATCCAATCTTGGACACGTTTCAGTTGCGCGTTCTGGAGCCCCTCGGATTCTTGCAGCCGCGCTTTCGCGCGCGAGCGTATCCGAATGAGTTGCGCCCCTAAAAAAATACCGGCCACCCGTATGTGCAGCGGATGCAGGCGGTCGTGCTGGCAGCAAAGCTCGGCCATGAGCAGCACGAGGCTCATGGTCAGCAAATCGCAGGCAAGAAGCTCGCTCCAATGATGAATGACGACATCATTCCAGCTTCGGTTTGGCGATATTTGTGCCACGAAAGCCTCGCTGATATACAGACACACAAGCGAGGCGGGGGCATCCCAGCGGAGGGAATGGGGTAGATCCTTTTCAATAAAACACACCTGCTGGCCCGACAGCCGCTGTTTTCCTCGCGAGCCATCGGCCATACGCCATGCGATTTCCGCCTCGGAACAGGTATCCAGCATCAGGATGAATTGATGGCGGTCATGGACATGCTCTTCCCAATAGTGCGCGGGATGCATGGCATAGCCGATGTCAACGGATTCATCATTGATGCGGACAAGATGATCGTGAACCTTGTTGGATTGTGAATGTAGATGGTGCTTTTCATGAGGTTGATTGAGCATTCGTTATTGTTCTATAATAATGAGGCGAATTACGCTATTAATGAACATGCGGAGGATTTTTTGCGCTCCACTGTGTGCATTCTGATTGCTCCTTTGCTTTCAACCTTCGCCATGAACGGTTTCTATCATTGCGAGTATGTTTTTGATGGGGGTGCCGGCTTGTATATTGTGACAGGAGGCGCAGATGTAGCCTTGCCTGCCCGCGCCGAGCGTGCGCAGGCAATTTTGCACCTCGGTGCGCACATCGACGGGCGTGCCGCGCGGCAGCGCGAACTGGTTGTCCACGCCGCCGTGAAAAATCACGCGGTCGCCAAACTCTTTTTTTAATTCCGCCATGTCCATGCCGGGACAGACGTGCTGGATGGGGTTGAGCACGTCCACACCGCAATCAAGAATGGAACGCAGTAGCGGGCGGGCCGCGCCGTCGGTGTGATAGAACACTTTCAGGCCATGCGTGTGGGTGAGATCGCACCAACGTTTCATGCGCGGGCATAGGTGGCGCTCCCACGCGGAGGGCGAAAGGAGAAGCGATTGTTGCGTGGCGATATCGTCGCTCACGAAGACGAGGTCGAGGCAACCTTTCGTGTCAGAGAAAAAGCGTCGCATCATTTTCGTTTGAATCTCCTCGATGCGATCAAGCGCCGCATCGACGAAGTCCTCGTTTTCCACGAGGTCGCACATGGCCTGCTCAAGGCCGCGCATCTGGCAGTAGATTTCAAAAAACGACACCCACGGGCCGATGACGGCGAAGCGCCGCGCAGCGGCGCGTGCCTTGTCGGCGGCGGCGGCGTAGTCGAGTTTTTCAATGTCGGGCCACCACGGGTAATCGTCGAGCGCGGCGGGCGTATCGAAGGCGGCCAGCGGCGCCTCGGCGAACTCGGCGTAGGTGGCGGCACCGGCGCGGACGGTCTTAATGGGCACGCCCCAGAGGTTGCGTTCGGCGGCTTCGTTCGGACCGGGACCGAGAAAGACCCACACGATTTTATCGAGGCCGAGCGCGGCGTAGGCGTCGAGGTCGTTGTCCACGCCGCAATGGCGGCGCAGCAGCGTGGCGATTTCGTCGGTATGCCAGAGGTCGACCGGGATGCGGTCGACCGACTGGCGGTTCAGGATGGCGAGGATGCGTTCTCTCGGGGTCATGGCGGAGGATGGCGGTGACGGGCGGTGACGCTGGTGGCTGGTTTGTGTTGGGGTCAGTTGGCGGGCGGCGTGAACCAGACGGAGTAGGCGGAGCGCTGGTCCCACGTGTTGCCGGCGGAGGCGAAGTCGCACACAGGGATTTCACGTCCGTCGGCGGCGCGCAACGTGAAAGCCATCCAGATGGCGGTGTCGCCGCTCGGGCGCGGGGCGAGCGCGATGGCGTCCGGCGAAACTTCCGCACGGGCGTCGCCGGCGCCGGCGGTGCCTAGGCGCGCGTCGGTGGCGAGGACAATCGGGCCGCGCGCGATGCCGAATTTTTTGCCCGCACCGTTCACGCGGAGCGCGCGCGGCGGCAGGGGGAACTCCCACGTCACGCGGTCGCCCGCCCGCCAGCGGCGGTGGATTTTCAGGTAGCCGCCGGGCGCGCCGGTGAAGGTTTTGCCGCCGACGGTGGCGACGACGGGCGCGGCCCAACTCGGGACGCGGATTGAGACGGTGAACTCCTCCGGCCTTTCCGGCGTGACACGCAGTGCGACCGCGCCGTCCACCGGATAATTGGTTTCCTGCTCGATACTGACAGCGGTGCCGCCGGCGAGCGTGACGCGGTGGGCGCCGCCGCAGAAAAAGTTGACGACGGGGCCGTCCCCGCCAGCCATGACGGCGAGCGCGGGGAACATCAGCATCACGCGCGGACCGTTGGCGACGCAGCAGTTTTGCGCGATGCCGACCTGATGGCGCTCCTCGGGGTCGCGGACGCCCTCAAGCGGATTGTGCCGCGCATACCAGCTTCCGTCAGCGGCCATCGAACCGAGGAAGGCGTTATAAAAAGCCAGCTCAATATCATCGGCGTAACGCGGATCGCCGGTGACGCGGAGCAGTTGCGCGCACAGTTTTATCCAAAGCATCGCGGTGCAGGATTCGAGCGGGCGCTCCAGCGTCTCGGCCTGGCGTCCCGCGCCGTCGCACCAGCACTCCATCGCGGAACCGGAGCCGACGAGCATCATTTCATGCTTCGCCAGCAGCGCGTGAAACGCGACCGTGGCGTCGAACCAACGCTTATTGCCGGTGGCACGGTAAAGTTCGCACACGCCCTCGTAGCACGACATGATTTCATACGCCTTCCAGCCATTTTCCCAAACCCACCACTCGGCGGGTGGTGTCGGAAAAAACGCCGTGACGCTGCCGTTCGTCAGCGCCTTGTTGATCAAATCCGGTCCATCGGCTTGCGCCCAGCCCCCGACAATGGAGAGTGCAAAATCCATGAAACGCTGTTCGCCGGAGAGGCGTGCGAGTTTCACCAGTGGTTCCAAAACCGACGACGCCGGCATCCCCCTATATAATCCGAGACGGTGCAGCGATTGTCCTGTTTTTTCAACGGACGCGATGAGGTTGTCGGCGAGACGTTTCGCCGCGCCGAGCGTCGCGTCGTCGCCACTCGCCTCATAATAACCGAGCAGGCCAAGCAGGGTGTATTTGCGGCCCCACACGTCCCAATTCGCCTCCACGGACGCGTCGGGCTGCGTGCCGATGTAGCCGTTTTCTGATTGTGTCGCCATGAGGCCGACCACGGCCTTTTTCACCAGCGCCTCCGCCTCGGGCACGCCGGAATAAACCCATGCGTCAACGAGCGAGGTGAACCATTTCCCCCAGAACTCGCAGCGCCAAGTTTCGCGCGTGTCGGTTTTCAGGCGGAAGGGCTGCAAAAGCTCGTCCACGTTCTGCTTGAGAATGCGGTTTTGTATTGTCAGGTCGAGCCGGTGGCCCGCGAAGCCGCGCAGATCAACGCCCGCCAGTGGCGTCGGCAAAAACGCGTCGGGCGCGACGGTAGTGGCGGTTTGGATGGAGGGAGATTTGTAATAAGGGTTCATTTGTAATTCGGATTTTTTTAACCGTGAATGAATGCAAAAAAGTATTCGGCTTTTGGGACACAGAGTTCACCGAGCTCAAACACGGAGGGTCGTCCGGCTGCATGAAGGATTTTTTGCGAAGAGGGCTTTTTATTAAAAGATGATTTGCATGGAACCGAACGGAAACCTGCGGGCCTCCTCGAACTTCGTGTCGGAGCTCCGTGAACTCTGTGTCTGTTTCATTGGTTCGTTTTAATCGAAAACGATTTTATAGCGATAGGCGTTTTTCAGGCAGGTAAAGGAAACCATGTCGCCCCCGGCCTTGGATTCTGCGAGGAGTTGATACTCGGCCTTGTCCGGATCCTCCGCAAAGACGCGGTAACCAGCGTGCGTGCGTTTCCACGAAAGCGACACGGCCAGCGCATCGGCCATGATGGGGGGCTCGCCGCCGTCGCCGTAGTCACTGCCGATGTGAAAATCCTTCATCTTCGCCGGCTTTTCGCCGGAGTTGCCGGCGTTCACTCCGAAGAGCACATAAACGGTGCGGGCCGAGGCCAGCTCCTTCGCGTCGCCGGAAACGATGGCGGCGGACAAATGCTCGTTGCCGACCGCAAACGCGAGCGTCCCGCCGAGCGCGGCGTTGTCCCCTTGTATAAAACCCGAGCGCACGACCAAGCGAGGCGTGTCCACGGAGAGCACGCCGTTGGCAAAATCGCGGCGGATTTCGCCGGTATCGCTGGCGATGACGCCGTTTTCAACGGCGGGAATTTTGATATTGTTTTTCGCGAGTGCGCGCCGGAGCGAGTCATGCGCGGCGGTGAAGTTGGAATTGTCATCCACCGGTAGGTAGGAGATTCGCCAAGGCTTTATGTCAAGACGCGGCGCCGATGGACCGCCATCGGCGTTGTATAAAAATCCGCCCGGCCCCGGTGTGAACTCGCGCTCGACTCGGCTGGTGAACGCGAGCAGTTGCGCCGTGTCGGTCTTGTCGTAGGCGCGCGCGATGGAGATGACCTTTTTGTAGGTCTCCTCGGACGAGGCGAGCAACTGGCGGCTGTAAAAACTGTCCGTCTCCAGTCCGTCCATTTGCTCCTTTGTATAACGCCGCTCTCGCGTCTCGCGCTTCACCGCCTCGTCGCGGGTGCTGGTGATTCGCAGGCGGTTTTCCGCCGGGCGGACCATGCCCTGCCGGAAGGAAAGCGCGAGCGCGGGGACGAGCGGCCAGATTGCCGGGTCCTTCACAAGGTTGGAATGATACCGGAGTTTTTCGTTGGGCGTTTCCCACGAACCCTGCGCGGGCTTCCCGTTTTTCATGAACTTGGGCCATTCGTCGTGGTAGGAAAATAGCACGAGAGCGTCGAGATCCTGCAAGGCGCCGTAGGCCATCAGCTCGGGCAGCCCCTCGCTCCGGTATTTGTTGGGATGCGAATAGCTGAATTCGTTGACGATGGCGGGCATCCCGGCGTTGCGCACTCGCCCGAGCTGCGGCGGTAGCGTCCAAAAATGGTTCAGCGGCGTCTTCAGCGACGACTTGTCGCTGTGCGTCCAGTAAAAATGCGAGCAGGTGTAGTCCATCGTCCGCGCCAGCGTGTAGAAATCCGCCGGCGAGAGCGGGCAGTTGTGCCCGGTGAGCGGAATCCGCGCGCCGAGCGTGCCGAGAAAGGTTTTCATGCTTCTATAATAACGCAGCATCAGCGCGACGGAAAACTCCTTCATCGCCTCGCTGTCATAAACCGACGGGAAGGTGATGTTGCCGGGCGCGAGCGGTTTCGCGGGGTCGGCAAGGAGCGCCTTATAGTCGGCGGCGGAAATGGCATTCTTTTCCACCCAGGCGATGAACAGTTTTTCCAGCTCGGCCTTCGACTCGCCCGCGCATTTTTGCAGGGTGTCGCCCCAGAAGGGCGAGTTTTCGTTCAACAATTCCGCGAACGCGATGCCCGACTCGTCCTTGTAGGCACGCTTCGTGTGCGGATTCACGTGGTTGAACACCAGCGAGGCATAGTATTTTTGCGCCTCGATGGCCTTCGAATAAAAGAAGAAATCGTTGGGCTTGAAACGCCCGCCGTCGGGAACGATGCCGGGCGGCGAGATTTGATACAAATCATACAAGTCGAGGTCTATGTAAATGCCGCGCCGGTTGAGGGCGTGGATGAAATAATCCAGCGCCGCGAAATACCCGTTCGCCCGCGCCTTGTCCTTGGCCAGCAGGTAATTCATAAAAAAGTGGAAGCGCACCAAGTTGACGCCATGGCGGGCGAGGTAGCCAGCGATTTCGTCGGCCTCCGCGCGGTTAGGAAAACAGAGCGTGCCGACGATGGCGATGCCGACGAATTTCACGCGGCCTTTGTCGTTGGCAAAATGCCCGTCCGGAGTGGCGCGGATGAAGCCGTGCGCGCCGGCGGGCGCGTTGTTCAGAAACGAGATGTCCATTCCGTTCGCTCTGGACGATTTCACGGGAATATTAACGGGCACGCGCCCCGAATCGGGGGCAGCTCCAAGGAGCGCGGCGGGAGCAAGCGCGAACGCGAGCAAGGCTGTTATGGATGTGATTTGGCGGAGGCGTTTCATGGTCATGGGTTAATTATTACTGAGGAATTGGGTGAAAAGGTTGTCCGCATACGCGTCGGCAACGCCGTCCTCGTCGAGACGGCTGAACACATCAACGCACGACACGACAAGCGCGCCACTGCCGATTTTTTTATACGTAAGCGACATGCCGAACGAACTGCTCCCGACGCTATATTTGTGCAGCGCGGAGAGCACGATGGTATCCGCTTGCATGGGATATGCGACGGTTTTTGAAATGACGCCCGCGTTGGCATTGAAGTAATCCCAAAAGCGCTGGTCATTGATGCCTTGCAGGAAGGGACTTTGCCCGGCGACGATTTCGTTAAAAGTCACCCCGTGCGTCACCCCCTGCACGGGGGCCAGCGAAAGCCCTTCGACAAGCGGCGCGTCCGACTTTAGTGTTTGCTGCTCCAGAATGAGCAGCTTTCCGCCACCGGCAAGCCATGCGTTCAATTCCCCGCCGCGCAACGCAAGCGTGTCGTCGGCGGTCGCGAATGTGTTTTCCGAGACAACCACGTGCGAGTATTTCGGCGCATCTTGCAAAGAGCGTATCACGTCGCATAAAATACCAAGCGACGCGAGCCAACGCTCCGACGCCTTTGCCACCGCCCCTTCTTCCTTCAAATACGCGACCGCGCGCGGCCGGGTTGCAAGCACGGGCACCTTCCGCGCTGGGCAAAGCACCGCGTCGTAGGTGTTCGTGACCGAGCGGGACACGCCGGATTGCGCATATTCATAAACTATAAAAATCCGCGCCGCGGCAAACGCATCAACGCCGGGCGCCTCAAACGAAAACTCGCGCGCGACCGGCGAAAACGGCGCGATTGCCATGTTCCTCGCCTGATAAAGCGTTTTCGATTCCGTGCCGGACTCCATTTTGACGCTGATGCTGGAAATCGTCGCGTCAAAGGATGAGTGATTGACGATTTCCAGCGTGCGCTTGTAGGTTTTGCCCGACGAAAAGTGCATGTCGTGCTCCTTGATGCGCGCATAAACCGGAGTATAAGCCTGCGAGGTCCACTCGGTCGCGCGCGCATCCAGCAGCCCCTGCCACGGGGCGAACCCCGCGACCGAATCAATGCCGTCGAAGCGCAGTATTTCCGAGATGCGCTTGAGGTTTGTTTTGAACCCATGCGCCACGCCCTTTTCCTTGTCGGCAAGATTTTTGAATCCGATTGCGGCGGGAAAGCTGCCGCCGATGCCCCAGCCCCTTTTGGCGAACGCGTTTAACTCCTCCACATACACGCTTGGATTTGAAACAATCGCGGGATATTTCTCCGCTTTCTTATAGCCGCCCCACGAAAATCCGATGCTCTCCCAGAACACCATCGGCAAATCCTTGACACCGAGCACCGCCTCCGCCTTGTCGCGCATTTGCGCGATCACCTCGGGCATGGTCGCCCAGTCGCCGGCAACGCCGGTGTAGGGGTGGAAGTCGAGGAAGTCCACCTTCAGCCATTCGTCACCGCTGTCGGCCACCGCGTTGGAGAATTTGTCCTTGCGCGACACCACCCCCATGATTCCGCTCGCGGAGACGGGGCGGTTCATGCGGTCGAGCGCCTTTATTTTCGCATACGGCGAGAAGAGCGCCTTCTGCACGGGCACCTCGTTGCCCAGCGCATACATCACCACCGAGGCGCGATTATAATTCATCTTGAACCACTCCTCCACCTCGCGCTCGTTTTGCGCGTAGAACTCGTCGTGCGCCTTGCGGGTGAACGCGTTCGCCCATTCGTCGTATATCAAAACACCCACCTCGTCGGCCATGCGGTAGAACACTTCCGGCATGGGCGCGTGCGGCGTGCGAAACGTATTGTAACCCTTTGCCTTTTGACTGGCAAGCGAGCGGACAAGCGCCGGTAGTTGCCGCCGGCTGCCCTCCGGGTTTTTGAAATACCCCGCAGAATACATGTTGCCTCCGAAGAGATACACCCGCCGTCCGTTCAGGTAAAAGTTGCGCCCATTCGCCTCGAAACGTCTAAAGCCAAACGTGTCCTGATAGATGTCCGCGTTTCCGTCAATGCGCACGCGGAGCGTGTAGA
This genomic stretch from Termitidicoccus mucosus harbors:
- a CDS encoding DNA-binding protein, with the translated sequence MNAINTTTPDTPSSRLAPVTPSQATQPRPALTDINGLRLGGIFPTGREPSVRTLREWTRARRVPHHRVGHFVYYDLAEVSMHIRTRLLVPARG
- a CDS encoding helix-turn-helix domain-containing protein; its protein translation is MLNQPHEKHHLHSQSNKVHDHLVRINDESVDIGYAMHPAHYWEEHVHDRHQFILMLDTCSEAEIAWRMADGSRGKQRLSGQQVCFIEKDLPHSLRWDAPASLVCLYISEAFVAQISPNRSWNDVVIHHWSELLACDLLTMSLVLLMAELCCQHDRLHPLHIRVAGIFLGAQLIRIRSRAKARLQESEGLQNAQLKRVQDWINEHISERIEVRELARVAGISRSYFGRKFKASTGYQPRRYILIQRVHCALGLLQRGGLRMSEIAHLAGFADQSHLSRNLRAFYGRLLSKKNVREPAKA
- a CDS encoding uroporphyrinogen decarboxylase family protein, which codes for MTPRERILAILNRQSVDRIPVDLWHTDEIATLLRRHCGVDNDLDAYAALGLDKIVWVFLGPGPNEAAERNLWGVPIKTVRAGAATYAEFAEAPLAAFDTPAALDDYPWWPDIEKLDYAAAADKARAAARRFAVIGPWVSFFEIYCQMRGLEQAMCDLVENEDFVDAALDRIEEIQTKMMRRFFSDTKGCLDLVFVSDDIATQQSLLLSPSAWERHLCPRMKRWCDLTHTHGLKVFYHTDGAARPLLRSILDCGVDVLNPIQHVCPGMDMAELKKEFGDRVIFHGGVDNQFALPRGTPVDVRTEVQNCLRTLGAGRQGYICASCHNIQAGTPIKNILAMIETVHGEG
- a CDS encoding beta-L-arabinofuranosidase domain-containing protein, which produces MNPYYKSPSIQTATTVAPDAFLPTPLAGVDLRGFAGHRLDLTIQNRILKQNVDELLQPFRLKTDTRETWRCEFWGKWFTSLVDAWVYSGVPEAEALVKKAVVGLMATQSENGYIGTQPDASVEANWDVWGRKYTLLGLLGYYEASGDDATLGAAKRLADNLIASVEKTGQSLHRLGLYRGMPASSVLEPLVKLARLSGEQRFMDFALSIVGGWAQADGPDLINKALTNGSVTAFFPTPPAEWWVWENGWKAYEIMSCYEGVCELYRATGNKRWFDATVAFHALLAKHEMMLVGSGSAMECWCDGAGRQAETLERPLESCTAMLWIKLCAQLLRVTGDPRYADDIELAFYNAFLGSMAADGSWYARHNPLEGVRDPEERHQVGIAQNCCVANGPRVMLMFPALAVMAGGDGPVVNFFCGGAHRVTLAGGTAVSIEQETNYPVDGAVALRVTPERPEEFTVSIRVPSWAAPVVATVGGKTFTGAPGGYLKIHRRWRAGDRVTWEFPLPPRALRVNGAGKKFGIARGPIVLATDARLGTAGAGDARAEVSPDAIALAPRPSGDTAIWMAFTLRAADGREIPVCDFASAGNTWDQRSAYSVWFTPPAN
- a CDS encoding glycoside hydrolase family 2 protein, with protein sequence MGRLRYLLAILTLFTARAHAHADANVLVINSYKKYSSVQYLNGQWQRTAIRLFANEADAYSNALAANDAAAFTGTYNVPEDLWAHMSKEKVTADFTKDKRFLALHVKRVFTVTKKNDRRYLMRFGAVAYYGEVHVNGVNVGSHKGAYTPFCLDVTRALKNDENTVVVKVINDIEPGPVNWNPETPLKHVYGPLWGMQELRGGIWQDVCLIETSRDSIAECLISTDIDKKSVTLDLTFYADRERDATLAFTLTDNKTGREVATMTRRVRLAPDGTAVVTLAYDDVTLWDMDNPQLYTLRVRIDGNADIYQDTFGFRRFEANGRNFYLNGRRVYLFGGNMYSAGYFKNPEGSRRQLPALVRSLASQKAKGYNTFRTPHAPMPEVFYRMADEVGVLIYDEWANAFTRKAHDEFYAQNEREVEEWFKMNYNRASVVMYALGNEVPVQKALFSPYAKIKALDRMNRPVSASGIMGVVSRKDKFSNAVADSGDEWLKVDFLDFHPYTGVAGDWATMPEVIAQMRDKAEAVLGVKDLPMVFWESIGFSWGGYKKAEKYPAIVSNPSVYVEELNAFAKRGWGIGGSFPAAIGFKNLADKEKGVAHGFKTNLKRISEILRFDGIDSVAGFAPWQGLLDARATEWTSQAYTPVYARIKEHDMHFSSGKTYKRTLEIVNHSSFDATISSISVKMESGTESKTLYQARNMAIAPFSPVAREFSFEAPGVDAFAAARIFIVYEYAQSGVSRSVTNTYDAVLCPARKVPVLATRPRAVAYLKEEGAVAKASERWLASLGILCDVIRSLQDAPKYSHVVVSENTFATADDTLALRGGELNAWLAGGGKLLILEQQTLKSDAPLVEGLSLAPVQGVTHGVTFNEIVAGQSPFLQGINDQRFWDYFNANAGVISKTVAYPMQADTIVLSALHKYSVGSSSFGMSLTYKKIGSGALVVSCVDVFSRLDEDGVADAYADNLFTQFLSNN